A stretch of Vallitalea longa DNA encodes these proteins:
- a CDS encoding acyl-CoA dehydrogenase family protein → MDFKLTKEQEMVTLAARRFAKEVCEPIAEEIDREHRFPRETFNLLSKYGFVGAGFPKEYGGTGNDKIAQLIVVKEIAKVCAATSSILSIHQGSINCLLKFGNKEQKDKYLRKLICEGMVGAFALTEDNAGSDASNIQTTAVEDGDSYIINGTKRFITGAGQAGVYIVLAYTEPEKKTRGITAFLVDSDTEGFSVGKIEDKMGICASHTGELVFENVRIPKENILGKYNKGFKIALTSIDDARVLTVGAQSLGIAEGALELAADYAKSRIQFGAPVSKQQGLQWYLAEMATKLEAATWMTYHAAQMLQEGNRISKECAMVKLFTSETARFVVERALQIHGGYGYMKDYAIERMYRDVKITELYEGTNEIQKLVIARAVLN, encoded by the coding sequence ATGGATTTTAAATTGACCAAAGAACAAGAAATGGTCACACTGGCTGCAAGAAGATTTGCAAAAGAAGTATGTGAACCTATAGCAGAAGAAATAGATAGAGAACATAGATTTCCAAGAGAAACTTTTAATCTATTATCCAAGTATGGATTTGTTGGAGCCGGTTTTCCTAAGGAATATGGAGGAACAGGTAATGATAAGATAGCTCAGTTAATCGTAGTAAAAGAAATCGCAAAGGTTTGTGCCGCTACATCTTCTATATTATCTATCCATCAAGGAAGTATCAATTGTCTATTGAAATTCGGTAATAAGGAACAAAAAGATAAATACCTGAGAAAGCTGATCTGTGAGGGTATGGTAGGTGCATTTGCCCTTACAGAAGACAATGCCGGTTCGGATGCTTCCAATATTCAGACAACTGCTGTAGAAGATGGAGACAGTTACATCATTAATGGAACCAAGCGTTTTATTACTGGTGCAGGACAAGCAGGAGTTTATATCGTATTAGCTTATACAGAACCAGAAAAGAAAACAAGAGGTATTACAGCTTTTTTAGTTGATTCTGATACTGAAGGTTTCTCGGTAGGAAAGATAGAAGATAAAATGGGTATCTGTGCATCCCATACTGGTGAATTGGTATTTGAGAATGTTAGAATACCAAAAGAAAATATTCTTGGGAAGTACAATAAAGGATTTAAGATTGCGCTAACAAGTATTGATGATGCAAGAGTATTGACAGTCGGTGCACAGAGTCTAGGAATTGCTGAAGGTGCTCTTGAACTAGCAGCAGATTATGCTAAGAGCAGAATACAATTTGGTGCTCCAGTATCTAAGCAACAAGGACTACAATGGTATCTCGCTGAAATGGCAACCAAACTTGAAGCTGCTACTTGGATGACATATCATGCGGCTCAAATGCTTCAAGAAGGCAATAGAATAAGTAAAGAATGTGCCATGGTCAAATTATTTACTTCAGAAACAGCAAGATTTGTTGTTGAAAGAGCTTTACAGATTCATGGTGGTTACGGTTATATGAAAGATTATGCCATAGAAAGAATGTATAGAGATGTGAAGATAACAGAATTGTATGAAGGTACTAATGAAATTCAGAAACTAGTTATCGCCAGAGCTGTGTTAAACTAG
- a CDS encoding branched-chain amino acid ABC transporter permease — protein MLIQLIVSGILLGGIYALLSIGLSLMLGVSKFINFAHGDFVMIGMYITYLIYATFQLNPYVSWPLVLLGGIIFGALVFIIVKRVIGKNPLNQMLLTIGLSMILQNVILLIFKSDFKAIPSEFSNSISIGSVYVSMAQLITFGLAIATTIVFLVFIKKTNIGRAMRAVGEDREASQLMGINVPKIDFIVFTLGTVMACFSGALLMTMYPTFPTVGANYNLLAWITVVLGGLGHLQGALVAALIIGVSETLTGFYLGADLRQLVYFVIFIIVLIVTPEGLFHKFSLRKVKRL, from the coding sequence ATGCTAATACAGCTTATTGTATCAGGCATACTTTTAGGTGGAATCTATGCATTATTGAGTATCGGTTTATCATTAATGCTTGGAGTGTCAAAGTTCATTAACTTTGCACATGGTGATTTTGTTATGATCGGCATGTACATAACCTATTTGATTTATGCTACTTTTCAATTGAATCCATATGTATCTTGGCCTTTAGTATTATTAGGCGGAATAATTTTTGGAGCATTGGTGTTTATAATTGTGAAACGTGTTATCGGAAAAAATCCATTGAATCAGATGCTTTTGACAATAGGACTTTCCATGATATTGCAGAATGTCATATTGCTTATATTCAAATCTGATTTCAAAGCTATTCCATCTGAATTCTCTAATAGTATCAGTATTGGTTCTGTCTATGTTTCCATGGCACAACTAATAACTTTTGGTTTAGCTATTGCAACAACTATTGTATTTCTTGTATTCATTAAAAAGACCAATATAGGAAGAGCAATGAGAGCTGTTGGCGAAGATAGGGAAGCTAGTCAGTTAATGGGAATCAATGTACCAAAAATTGATTTTATTGTATTTACTCTCGGTACTGTAATGGCATGCTTTTCAGGTGCATTGCTTATGACCATGTATCCAACATTTCCAACAGTAGGAGCCAATTACAATTTATTAGCATGGATAACAGTAGTACTTGGTGGTTTAGGTCATCTTCAAGGGGCATTAGTTGCTGCACTTATTATTGGAGTCAGTGAAACTCTAACAGGATTTTATCTTGGTGCGGATTTAAGGCAATTAGTATATTTTGTAATATTTATAATAGTATTGATTGTTACGCCTGAAGGTCTATTTCACAAATTTTCATTAAGGAAGGTGAAAAGACTATGA
- a CDS encoding acyl CoA:acetate/3-ketoacid CoA transferase: MNKVMSKNEAAKLINNGDEVVFNGFGSMCFPEELCIEVGKRFEETGEPRELSYFFGAGQGVWDETRMIEHMSHEGMVKRVIGSHFIPMIKINKQVCENKIEGYNMPLGIISHLFRAAAGKKPGIITKIGLKTCIDPRNGGGALNESSKEELVKLIEIDGEEYLFYKAPKPTVAMLRGTTADVNGNITMEKEAMYVDPFTTAMSVKANGGKVIVQVERLSSEKADPRKVKIPGVIVDAIVVESEQYQSMIEKYNPAYTSEIRLPDDEAMKLLNKVKELNIQAGRKRYRNILHTIIARRASMELTDGAVVNLGIGIPELVPEAGKEMGVTDNIKLTVESGVIGGYPSNGLSFGAAVNGEVLHDEAYQFDFYDGGGLDLTFVGAMQVDKIGNVNVSRAGSKIIGVGGFTHLTQSAKKVVFCFPFSGGGLRGECNDNELKITNEGKYKKFCENVEEISSSGEFSLSIGQEVIYITERCVFQLTEEGIMLTEIAPGISLEEDILKKLPFTPLISDNLKLMDERCFR, encoded by the coding sequence ATGAATAAAGTGATGAGTAAAAACGAAGCAGCCAAATTGATAAATAATGGTGACGAAGTTGTATTCAATGGTTTCGGTTCTATGTGCTTTCCAGAAGAGTTATGTATAGAAGTGGGTAAAAGGTTCGAAGAAACTGGCGAACCAAGAGAACTAAGTTATTTTTTCGGAGCAGGACAAGGTGTGTGGGATGAAACAAGAATGATAGAACACATGAGCCATGAAGGTATGGTCAAAAGAGTTATCGGGTCTCATTTCATACCCATGATTAAAATCAATAAACAAGTATGCGAAAACAAAATTGAAGGTTATAACATGCCTCTTGGAATCATATCCCATCTTTTTAGAGCTGCTGCCGGTAAAAAGCCTGGTATAATCACTAAGATAGGGTTGAAAACATGTATTGACCCAAGAAATGGTGGAGGAGCATTGAACGAATCTTCAAAAGAAGAATTGGTCAAATTAATAGAAATCGATGGAGAAGAGTATCTATTCTACAAAGCTCCAAAACCTACTGTTGCAATGCTAAGAGGTACAACAGCTGATGTTAATGGTAATATCACTATGGAAAAAGAAGCTATGTATGTTGATCCTTTTACTACAGCAATGTCAGTTAAGGCTAACGGAGGAAAGGTTATCGTTCAGGTAGAAAGACTCTCTAGTGAAAAGGCTGATCCAAGGAAAGTTAAGATACCAGGTGTTATCGTAGATGCTATTGTTGTAGAGAGCGAACAGTATCAGAGTATGATAGAAAAATACAATCCAGCTTATACCAGTGAAATCAGACTTCCAGATGATGAAGCAATGAAATTACTCAATAAAGTAAAAGAATTGAACATACAAGCAGGAAGAAAAAGATATAGAAATATTTTACATACGATAATAGCAAGAAGAGCTTCTATGGAACTTACTGATGGAGCAGTAGTCAACCTTGGTATCGGTATACCGGAATTAGTTCCTGAAGCAGGTAAAGAAATGGGTGTAACTGATAATATCAAGTTAACAGTTGAATCTGGTGTCATTGGAGGATATCCATCTAATGGATTAAGTTTTGGAGCGGCTGTAAATGGTGAAGTATTACATGATGAAGCTTACCAATTCGATTTCTACGATGGAGGTGGTCTAGATCTGACTTTTGTTGGTGCAATGCAGGTAGATAAAATAGGTAATGTCAATGTTAGTCGTGCAGGTAGTAAGATAATAGGTGTAGGTGGTTTTACACATCTTACTCAATCAGCTAAGAAAGTAGTATTCTGCTTTCCTTTCTCTGGTGGTGGATTACGAGGAGAATGCAATGACAATGAACTGAAAATTACGAATGAAGGTAAATACAAAAAATTCTGTGAAAATGTAGAGGAAATAAGTTCAAGTGGAGAGTTCTCCTTATCCATAGGTCAAGAAGTCATATATATAACTGAAAGATGTGTCTTCCAGCTAACTGAAGAAGGAATTATGCTTACAGAGATAGCTCCAGGAATTTCATTAGAAGAAGATATACTTAAAAAATTACCATTCACACCATTAATAAGTGATAACCTAAAATTAATGGATGAAAGATGTTTCAGATAG
- a CDS encoding branched-chain amino acid ABC transporter permease, translated as MSKLGNRKEYVAVIIAVAVLSLGLFVDNKYILDIFITTIYFCVIAGAWNIMCGYTEQLSLGHAVFMGVGQYTSTLLFTKLGISPWIGMFLGTIVAMILAFFVGLLALRLKSYFFSLATIALITIFQVLAIKLDWLTGGSIGISIPYEPSFANMIFKGYKPSLALFLILLLAVLLTTTYISKSKLGANLVAMREDDMAASSLGVNLLTNKIVALCISAFFTSLAGTIYTQYTLFIEPLGSFSLITSQKAAILSIVGGSGTIFGPLIGGLILGPTEIFLRGWLGSTFQGAYLAIYGILLVVVVLVMPQGIVGTIKGRMAKKKEKMQEEMLKKEFNQTKSKITH; from the coding sequence ATGAGTAAATTAGGAAATAGAAAAGAGTATGTTGCTGTAATTATAGCAGTAGCAGTATTGTCTCTAGGACTTTTCGTTGATAATAAATACATTTTGGATATTTTCATTACTACCATATATTTCTGTGTAATAGCTGGTGCGTGGAACATCATGTGCGGGTACACAGAACAGTTATCCCTTGGACATGCTGTATTTATGGGTGTTGGTCAATATACTTCAACACTATTATTCACCAAGCTTGGAATATCACCATGGATAGGTATGTTCTTAGGTACGATAGTTGCAATGATATTAGCATTTTTTGTAGGGCTGTTAGCCTTAAGGCTGAAATCATACTTTTTTTCACTTGCCACTATTGCACTTATAACTATTTTTCAGGTATTAGCCATTAAACTGGATTGGTTGACTGGTGGTTCCATAGGAATAAGTATACCTTATGAACCAAGCTTCGCTAATATGATTTTCAAAGGATATAAGCCGTCGCTGGCATTGTTCCTCATATTATTGCTGGCTGTTCTGTTAACGACCACTTACATAAGTAAGTCCAAATTAGGAGCTAATCTAGTAGCGATGCGAGAAGATGATATGGCGGCTTCATCACTAGGTGTCAATCTATTGACCAATAAGATTGTTGCATTATGTATCAGTGCATTTTTCACTAGTTTAGCAGGTACTATATATACGCAATATACATTATTTATTGAACCTCTTGGTTCCTTTAGTTTAATCACTTCTCAAAAAGCTGCAATATTATCTATAGTTGGTGGTTCAGGAACAATTTTCGGACCATTAATTGGAGGATTGATATTAGGACCAACAGAAATATTCTTAAGAGGATGGCTCGGTAGTACTTTCCAAGGAGCTTATCTAGCTATCTACGGTATTTTATTAGTAGTGGTTGTGTTAGTAATGCCACAAGGAATAGTAGGAACAATAAAAGGTAGAATGGCTAAGAAGAAAGAAAAGATGCAGGAAGAAATGTTGAAAAAAGAATTCAATCAAACGAAAAGTAAAATAACTCATTAG
- the glpK gene encoding glycerol kinase GlpK, whose product MNKYIMALDQGTTSCRAIIFNKNGDIVDTAQKEFTQIYPQPGWVEHDAMEIWSVQSGVMNEVISKTGIAPDEIAAIGITNQRETAVVWDKNTGKPIYNAIVWQSRQTADICEELTNKGLEDYVRECTGLVIDAYFSGTKIKWILDHVEGAREKAENGELLFGTMDTWLIWNLTGGIHVTEYSNASRTMLFNIHTLKWDEKLLEILDIPRCMLPEVKNSSEIYGYTHKKFFGDVKIPIAGAAGDQQAALFGQGCFESGMAKNTYGTGSFILMNTGDKLIKSDNGLLTTIAWGIDGKVKYALEGSIFIAGASIQWLRDEMRLIYSAEESEYFASKVEDSNGVYVVPAFSGLGAPYWDMYARGAIVGLTRGANRNHIIRATLESIAYQSRDVIDIMVKDSDIELERLRVDGGASCNNFLMSFQSDILGVPVERPKIVETTALGAAYLAGLAVGFYESIKALDKKVVLDRVFLPNLNEDDRSNKYAGWRKAVTRAMDWSN is encoded by the coding sequence ATGAATAAATATATAATGGCTTTGGACCAAGGAACTACAAGCTGTAGAGCGATAATTTTCAATAAGAATGGAGACATAGTAGATACTGCTCAGAAAGAATTTACACAGATATATCCACAACCTGGTTGGGTTGAACATGATGCAATGGAAATCTGGAGTGTGCAAAGCGGGGTAATGAATGAGGTAATCAGTAAAACAGGTATAGCTCCTGATGAAATTGCAGCCATTGGAATAACTAATCAGAGAGAGACTGCTGTAGTTTGGGATAAAAATACAGGTAAACCAATCTACAACGCTATTGTATGGCAATCAAGACAGACAGCTGATATATGTGAAGAATTAACAAACAAAGGTTTAGAGGATTATGTACGTGAATGTACAGGCCTGGTTATTGATGCATATTTCAGCGGTACCAAAATCAAATGGATACTAGATCATGTTGAAGGTGCCAGAGAGAAAGCAGAGAATGGTGAACTGCTATTTGGTACGATGGATACTTGGCTTATATGGAATTTAACAGGGGGTATTCATGTAACTGAGTATTCTAATGCATCAAGAACCATGCTTTTCAACATTCATACATTGAAGTGGGATGAAAAACTATTAGAGATACTAGATATACCAAGGTGCATGTTACCAGAAGTGAAAAATTCTAGTGAGATATACGGATATACACATAAGAAGTTCTTTGGTGATGTAAAAATACCTATTGCTGGTGCGGCTGGTGACCAGCAAGCAGCATTATTCGGTCAAGGATGTTTTGAATCTGGTATGGCTAAAAATACTTATGGGACTGGTAGTTTCATCTTAATGAATACAGGGGATAAATTAATTAAATCGGATAATGGTCTTTTGACTACCATAGCATGGGGGATAGACGGCAAGGTAAAATATGCTCTTGAAGGAAGTATTTTTATTGCAGGCGCATCTATTCAGTGGTTAAGAGATGAAATGAGATTGATTTATTCAGCTGAGGAAAGTGAGTATTTTGCATCAAAAGTAGAAGATAGTAATGGTGTCTATGTTGTTCCTGCTTTTTCAGGATTAGGTGCTCCTTATTGGGATATGTATGCACGTGGAGCTATCGTTGGATTGACTCGTGGTGCTAACAGAAATCATATAATAAGGGCAACTCTAGAATCCATAGCATATCAATCAAGAGATGTCATAGATATAATGGTAAAAGATTCTGATATCGAATTAGAAAGATTAAGGGTAGACGGCGGAGCTAGCTGTAATAATTTCTTAATGTCTTTTCAGTCAGATATCTTAGGCGTACCAGTAGAGCGACCTAAGATTGTAGAGACAACGGCATTAGGAGCAGCTTATTTGGCAGGTTTGGCAGTTGGATTCTATGAAAGCATTAAAGCTTTAGATAAAAAAGTGGTACTGGATAGAGTATTTCTACCTAATCTTAATGAAGATGATAGAAGCAATAAGTATGCTGGATGGAGAAAAGCTGTTACAAGAGCTATGGATTGGTCTAATTGA
- a CDS encoding electron transfer flavoprotein subunit alpha/FixB family protein: MFNAKVNQNKDLSAYQGVCVIAQQEKGINLSVTFELMNEGRKLADKTDSQLYVVILGNKIDDAVDELSNYGADKIFYYEHELLEKYSTDAYTKVVSSFIEDNKPEIVIYGASSIGRDFAPRVAARVGTGLVADCTGLDINEEDGKFLQTRPAFGGNLMATIICPNDRPQMATVRPGVMEKAKKVNKKSHVLKIVPSLTQEDIIARTVDIIMDKTKKVSLNDADIIVAGGRGVGNKEGFELLQQLADTLGGVVGSSRVPVDSGWIDHSRQIGQTGQTVRPKLYIACGISGAIQHMTGMSESEYIIAINKNPSAPIMKSSHLAIEGDLFKVIPELINEINSKKE, from the coding sequence ATGTTTAATGCTAAAGTAAATCAGAATAAAGATCTATCCGCTTATCAAGGTGTTTGTGTTATTGCACAGCAGGAAAAGGGAATAAATCTATCAGTAACTTTTGAACTAATGAATGAAGGAAGAAAATTAGCGGATAAAACTGATTCGCAATTATATGTAGTGATATTGGGTAATAAAATTGATGATGCTGTTGATGAATTATCCAACTATGGAGCAGATAAAATATTCTACTATGAACATGAACTATTAGAGAAATATTCAACAGACGCATATACCAAAGTGGTAAGCAGTTTTATTGAAGATAACAAACCTGAAATAGTCATTTATGGTGCATCATCAATTGGACGAGATTTTGCTCCAAGAGTCGCAGCCAGAGTAGGAACAGGATTAGTTGCAGACTGTACAGGACTTGATATCAATGAAGAAGATGGAAAATTCTTGCAGACAAGACCTGCTTTTGGTGGTAATTTGATGGCTACAATCATATGTCCTAACGATAGACCACAGATGGCAACTGTAAGGCCAGGAGTCATGGAGAAAGCAAAAAAAGTTAATAAGAAATCTCATGTTCTCAAGATAGTACCTAGTTTGACTCAGGAAGATATTATTGCAAGAACTGTAGATATCATTATGGATAAAACAAAAAAAGTATCTCTTAATGATGCAGATATCATTGTTGCTGGTGGTAGAGGAGTAGGTAATAAAGAAGGCTTCGAGCTATTACAACAATTAGCAGATACATTAGGTGGTGTAGTCGGTTCATCAAGAGTACCTGTTGATAGTGGTTGGATAGACCATTCAAGACAAATAGGTCAGACTGGTCAAACAGTACGTCCTAAGTTATACATAGCTTGTGGAATTTCAGGAGCTATACAACATATGACTGGAATGTCGGAATCAGAATATATCATCGCAATAAATAAGAATCCTAGTGCACCAATAATGAAGTCATCACACCTAGCGATAGAAGGAGATCTATTTAAAGTAATACCAGAACTTATCAATGAGATTAATAGTAAAAAGGAATAG
- a CDS encoding acyl-CoA dehydrogenase family protein produces the protein MAIQLTFEEQNLFEEAKEFALKNIAPYSKDWENGDKSPREAFDLLGNNGYCGLLIPKELGGRGLNFLETALIYEGLAHGCGAIAFMLQLHNNISFEIATYYDTTEDVKKLVPDMVTGKKLTAFAFSESTSGSDAGAIKSYAELKEDDYHINGKKSWIANSLDADYFNVIVKNESPENRDMIMLLVDRDTKNFNIGKNKPRMGGNAISCCDIEFNDCIVPKNRLLSSKGFREALRAIDVARVFVPAIAMGIASRAIDMTVEYLGKRIAFNKPIICNQGVQWTLAELSAQVEAGKWLVYSTASLMDSGKSVAVKAAMNKVYSVELAMKVTTMCLQLFGANGYDKNSSISRYMAMAKMLQIIDGTSEIQKVVIGRSLERKVLPKKR, from the coding sequence ATGGCTATTCAATTGACTTTTGAAGAACAAAATTTATTCGAGGAAGCGAAGGAATTCGCACTTAAGAACATTGCTCCATATTCTAAGGATTGGGAAAACGGTGACAAATCACCTAGGGAAGCATTCGACTTATTAGGTAATAATGGTTACTGTGGTTTACTTATTCCGAAAGAACTTGGAGGAAGAGGATTAAATTTCTTAGAAACAGCTCTAATATATGAAGGTCTTGCACATGGCTGTGGGGCTATAGCTTTCATGCTTCAATTACATAATAATATATCCTTCGAGATAGCAACTTATTATGATACGACTGAAGATGTAAAGAAATTAGTACCAGACATGGTAACTGGTAAAAAGTTGACAGCCTTTGCTTTTTCTGAAAGCACTTCTGGTTCAGATGCTGGAGCGATTAAGTCGTACGCTGAACTAAAAGAAGATGATTATCATATTAATGGTAAGAAATCTTGGATTGCTAATTCTCTTGATGCTGATTATTTTAATGTGATTGTCAAAAATGAATCTCCTGAAAATAGAGATATGATAATGCTATTGGTTGATAGAGATACCAAAAACTTTAACATAGGAAAAAATAAACCTAGGATGGGTGGTAATGCTATATCATGTTGTGATATTGAATTCAATGATTGTATTGTACCAAAGAACAGGTTACTGTCCAGCAAAGGTTTTAGAGAAGCTCTAAGGGCTATAGACGTAGCAAGGGTTTTCGTACCAGCAATCGCTATGGGTATCGCCAGCAGGGCTATAGATATGACAGTAGAGTACTTAGGGAAACGTATTGCATTCAATAAACCTATCATATGCAATCAAGGCGTTCAATGGACATTAGCGGAATTATCAGCTCAGGTAGAAGCAGGAAAATGGCTTGTTTATAGTACTGCATCCCTTATGGATAGTGGAAAGAGTGTTGCAGTGAAGGCAGCCATGAATAAGGTATATTCAGTGGAGTTGGCAATGAAAGTCACAACTATGTGTTTACAGTTATTTGGAGCAAATGGTTATGATAAGAATTCTTCTATCAGTAGATATATGGCTATGGCCAAAATGTTACAAATAATTGATGGAACATCTGAAATACAAAAGGTAGTTATCGGAAGATCATTAGAACGAAAAGTATTACCAAAGAAAAGATGA
- a CDS encoding electron transfer flavoprotein subunit beta/FixA family protein gives MKIVVCIKQVPNTNEVRINNETGTLIRDGVESIINPDDLNALEEAIKIKEARQDVHITVITMGPAQADSALREALAMGADEAILISDRVFAGSDTWATATVLSSAIKKIKDYDVVFCGRQAIDGDTAQVGPEIAEFLGIPQITYVKELKVYDDKVVATRAYEEGSFVIESKMPVLLTAIKELNEPRFMDLRLIYKAYSEEADCKVWSAEDIEVDVTQIGVKNSPTKVYKTYVPVKEFSGELINGNPKDVAVKCVEEINNLNLI, from the coding sequence ATGAAGATAGTTGTTTGTATTAAGCAAGTACCTAATACTAACGAGGTACGTATTAACAATGAAACAGGGACTTTAATAAGAGATGGAGTAGAAAGTATTATCAATCCTGATGATCTTAACGCTCTTGAAGAAGCGATAAAAATCAAAGAGGCGAGACAGGATGTTCATATTACTGTCATAACAATGGGACCAGCCCAAGCTGATTCAGCATTAAGAGAAGCATTAGCCATGGGAGCAGATGAAGCCATTCTAATATCAGACAGGGTTTTTGCTGGTTCAGATACATGGGCTACTGCAACAGTACTTTCATCCGCAATCAAGAAAATTAAGGATTATGATGTTGTATTCTGCGGTAGACAGGCTATTGATGGTGATACAGCACAAGTAGGACCGGAGATAGCAGAATTCCTAGGGATACCTCAGATAACTTATGTCAAAGAACTGAAAGTATATGATGATAAAGTTGTGGCAACAAGAGCATATGAAGAAGGAAGTTTTGTTATAGAATCCAAAATGCCTGTATTGTTGACAGCTATAAAGGAGTTGAATGAACCAAGATTCATGGATCTACGACTCATCTATAAAGCGTATAGTGAAGAAGCTGATTGCAAGGTATGGTCAGCAGAAGATATTGAGGTAGATGTAACTCAAATCGGTGTTAAAAATTCTCCAACTAAAGTTTATAAAACCTATGTTCCTGTAAAAGAATTTAGTGGGGAGTTAATAAATGGTAACCCAAAAGATGTAGCAGTTAAATGTGTTGAAGAAATTAATAATCTTAACTTAATATAA